The Helicobacter pylori genome includes a window with the following:
- a CDS encoding DUF2603 domain-containing protein encodes MEKLPKKRVSKTKSQKLINSLTTQKNRAFLKKISASEMLLELEKGAFKKNEAYFISDEEDKNYVLVPDNVISLLAENARKAFEARLRAELERDIITQAPIDFEDVREVSLQLLENLRQKDGNLPNINTLNFVKQIKKEHPNLFFNFDNMFKQPPFNENHFENFDNSDEENF; translated from the coding sequence GTGGAAAAATTACCTAAAAAACGAGTTTCTAAAACCAAATCACAAAAACTTATCAATAGCTTAACAACCCAAAAAAACAGAGCCTTTCTCAAAAAAATCAGTGCTAGTGAAATGCTTTTAGAATTAGAAAAAGGGGCGTTTAAAAAAAATGAAGCTTATTTTATTTCTGATGAAGAAGATAAAAATTATGTTTTAGTGCCAGATAATGTGATTTCTCTTTTGGCAGAAAACGCCAGAAAGGCCTTTGAAGCCAGGCTTAGGGCAGAATTAGAAAGGGATATTATCACCCAAGCACCGATTGATTTTGAAGATGTGCGCGAAGTTTCCTTGCAATTGTTAGAAAATTTACGCCAAAAAGACGGGAATTTGCCCAATATCAACACCTTAAACTTTGTCAAACAAATCAAAAAAGAACACCCTAATTTATTTTTTAATTTTGACAACATGTTCAAACAACCCCCTTTTAATGAGAATCATTTTGAAAATTTTGACAACAGCGATGAGGAAAATTTTTAA
- a CDS encoding dehypoxanthine futalosine cyclase, with protein MHINRKEILDLMKNAPLKELGQKALKIKQRLHPENLTTFIVDRNINYTNICFVDCKFCAFKRTLKEKDAYVLSYEEIDQKIEELLAIGGTQILFQGGVHPQLKIDYYENLVSHIAQKFPTITIHGFSAVEIDYISKISKLSLKEVLERLKNAGLSSIPGAGAEILSDRVRDVIAPKKLSSDRWIEVHRMAHLCGIKSTATMMFGSVDNEEDVVEHLQRVRDLQDETGGFRAFILWSFQPDNTPLKEEIPSIKKASSNRYLRYLACSRIFLDNIQNIQSSWVTQGSMIGQLALLFGANDLGSVMMEENVVKAAGTSFCMNEAGMIELIEDIGSVAAKRNTAYEILKRYPAKAKV; from the coding sequence ATGCACATTAACAGAAAAGAAATTTTAGATTTAATGAAAAACGCGCCCTTGAAAGAATTAGGGCAAAAGGCTTTAAAAATCAAGCAACGCTTGCACCCTGAAAACTTGACGACTTTTATTGTGGATAGGAATATCAATTACACCAATATTTGTTTTGTGGATTGCAAGTTTTGTGCCTTCAAACGCACCCTAAAAGAAAAAGACGCCTATGTGTTGAGCTATGAAGAAATTGATCAAAAGATTGAAGAATTGCTCGCTATTGGTGGCACGCAGATCCTTTTTCAAGGGGGGGTGCACCCGCAACTCAAAATAGACTATTACGAAAATTTAGTCAGCCATATCGCTCAAAAATTCCCCACCATTACCATTCATGGTTTTAGCGCGGTTGAAATTGATTACATTTCTAAAATCTCTAAATTGTCTTTAAAAGAAGTTTTAGAAAGGTTGAAAAACGCCGGTTTAAGCTCCATTCCAGGAGCGGGAGCAGAAATATTAAGCGATAGGGTGCGCGATGTGATCGCTCCTAAAAAATTGAGCAGTGATCGCTGGATTGAAGTGCATAGAATGGCGCATCTTTGCGGGATTAAAAGCACAGCTACCATGATGTTTGGGAGCGTGGATAATGAAGAAGATGTGGTGGAGCATCTACAAAGGGTGCGCGATTTGCAAGATGAAACCGGCGGCTTTAGGGCTTTTATTTTATGGAGTTTTCAGCCCGACAACACCCCCTTAAAAGAAGAAATCCCAAGCATTAAAAAAGCGAGTTCCAATCGGTATTTACGCTATTTGGCATGCAGTAGGATTTTTTTGGATAACATTCAAAACATACAAAGCTCATGGGTTACTCAAGGCTCTATGATAGGGCAGTTAGCTTTATTGTTTGGAGCGAATGATTTAGGGAGTGTGATGATGGAAGAAAATGTAGTGAAAGCGGCCGGAACGAGTTTTTGCATGAATGAAGCGGGAATGATAGAACTTATTGAAGACATTGGGAGCGTGGCGGCTAAACGAAACACCGCCTATGAAATCTTAAAGCGTTATCCGGCTAAAGCAAAGGTATAA
- the gatB gene encoding Asp-tRNA(Asn)/Glu-tRNA(Gln) amidotransferase subunit GatB translates to MPFEAVIGLEVHVQLNTKTKIFCSCSTSFGESPNSNTCPVCLGLPGALPVLNKEVVKKAIQLGTAIEANINQYSIFARKNYFYPDLPKAYQISQFEVPIVSDGKLEIDTKEGAKIVRIERAHMEEDAGKNIHEGSYSLVDLNRACTPLLEIVSKPDMRNSEEAIAYLKKLHAIVRFIGISDANMQEGNFRCDANVSIRPKGDGKLYTRVEIKNLNSFRFIAKAIEYEIERQSVAWESGHYHKEVVQETRLFDTAKGITLSMRNKEESADYRYFKDPDLYPVFIDEKLLKEAQKINELPSAKKIRYMKDFNLKEDDANLLVSDPLLAEYFESMLNLGVKAKTSVTWLCVELLGRLKAEITLENCGVSADMLGVLAKRIDESKISGKSAKDVLDRLLEERGGDVDALIEQMGLSQVNDTEAIVKVIEEVLKNNADKVLEYKSGKDKLFGFFVGQAMKNLKGANPSVVNAILKEKLD, encoded by the coding sequence ATGCCATTTGAAGCTGTAATCGGGCTAGAAGTCCATGTCCAACTCAACACCAAAACCAAAATCTTTTGCTCTTGCTCTACAAGCTTTGGAGAATCCCCTAATTCTAACACTTGCCCTGTGTGTTTGGGCTTACCGGGAGCTTTGCCGGTATTGAATAAAGAAGTGGTTAAAAAAGCCATCCAATTAGGCACAGCCATTGAAGCCAACATTAACCAATATTCCATTTTTGCGAGAAAAAATTATTTTTACCCTGATTTGCCTAAGGCTTATCAAATTTCGCAGTTTGAAGTCCCTATTGTGAGCGATGGGAAATTAGAGATTGACACTAAAGAGGGCGCAAAAATCGTGCGTATTGAAAGAGCCCACATGGAAGAAGACGCTGGTAAAAATATCCATGAGGGCAGCTATTCTTTAGTGGATTTGAACCGCGCTTGCACCCCTTTATTAGAAATTGTCAGTAAGCCGGACATGCGAAATAGTGAAGAAGCCATAGCGTATTTGAAAAAGCTCCATGCTATCGTGCGTTTTATAGGGATTTCTGATGCGAACATGCAAGAGGGGAATTTCAGGTGCGATGCGAATGTATCCATTAGACCCAAAGGCGATGGAAAGCTTTACACGAGAGTGGAGATTAAAAACTTAAATAGCTTTAGATTCATCGCTAAAGCGATTGAATACGAGATAGAGCGCCAAAGCGTAGCGTGGGAAAGCGGGCACTACCATAAAGAAGTGGTTCAAGAAACGCGCCTTTTTGACACCGCCAAAGGGATCACCCTTTCTATGCGCAATAAAGAAGAATCAGCGGATTACCGCTATTTTAAAGATCCGGATTTGTATCCTGTTTTTATTGATGAAAAACTTTTAAAAGAAGCTCAAAAGATCAATGAATTGCCTAGTGCGAAAAAAATCCGCTACATGAAAGATTTTAACCTTAAAGAAGACGATGCGAATTTATTGGTGAGCGATCCTTTATTGGCAGAATATTTTGAAAGCATGCTCAATCTTGGGGTTAAGGCTAAAACGAGCGTAACATGGCTTTGCGTGGAATTATTAGGGCGCTTGAAAGCCGAAATCACTTTAGAAAATTGCGGAGTTAGTGCTGACATGTTAGGCGTTTTAGCCAAACGCATTGATGAGAGCAAGATTTCTGGCAAGAGCGCTAAGGATGTGTTAGATAGGCTTTTAGAAGAGCGAGGGGGCGATGTGGATGCACTCATTGAACAAATGGGCTTATCTCAAGTCAATGACACAGAAGCGATTGTTAAAGTCATAGAAGAGGTGCTTAAAAACAACGCTGATAAGGTGCTTGAATACAAAAGCGGTAAGGACAAGCTTTTTGGGTTTTTTGTAGGCCAAGCGATGAAAAATTTAAAAGGTGCTAATCCTAGCGTGGTGAATGCTATTTTGAAAGAGAAATTGGATTGA
- the aroC gene encoding chorismate synthase codes for MNTLGRFLRLTTFGESHGDVIGGVLDGMPSGIKIDYALLENEMKRRQGGRNIFTTPRKEDDKVEITSGVFEDFSTGTPIGFLIHNQRARSKDYDNIKNLFRPSHADFTYFHKYGIRDFRGGGRSSARESAIRVAAGAFAKMLLREIGIVCESGIMEIGGIKAKNYDFNHALKSEIFALDEEQEEAQKTAIQNAIKNHDSIGGVALIRARSAKTNQKLPIGLGQGLYAKLDAKIAEAMMGLNGVKAVEIGKGVESSLLKGSEYNDLMDQKGFLSNRSGGVLGGMSNGEEIIIKVHFKPTPSIFQPQQTIDINNNECECLLKGRHDPCIAIRGSVVCESLLSLVLADMVLLNLTSKIEYLKTIYNEN; via the coding sequence ATGAACACTTTGGGGCGTTTTTTAAGGCTCACGACTTTTGGGGAATCGCATGGGGATGTGATAGGGGGGGTATTAGACGGCATGCCTAGCGGGATTAAAATAGACTATGCGTTATTAGAAAATGAAATGAAGCGCCGCCAAGGGGGGAGGAATATTTTCACCACGCCACGAAAAGAAGACGATAAAGTGGAAATAACAAGCGGGGTTTTTGAAGATTTTAGCACAGGGACGCCTATAGGGTTTTTAATCCATAACCAAAGGGCTAGGAGCAAGGATTATGATAACATTAAAAACCTTTTCAGGCCTAGCCATGCGGATTTCACTTATTTTCATAAATACGGCATCAGAGATTTTAGGGGTGGGGGGAGGAGTTCAGCCAGAGAGAGCGCTATAAGAGTGGCTGCTGGGGCGTTTGCTAAAATGCTTTTAAGAGAAATTGGCATTGTTTGTGAAAGCGGGATCATGGAAATAGGGGGTATTAAAGCCAAAAATTATGATTTCAATCACGCTTTAAAAAGCGAGATTTTTGCTCTAGATGAAGAACAAGAAGAAGCGCAAAAAACAGCCATTCAAAACGCTATCAAAAACCACGATAGTATAGGGGGCGTGGCTTTGATTAGAGCAAGGAGTGCAAAAACAAATCAAAAGCTCCCCATTGGTTTAGGTCAAGGGCTATACGCTAAATTAGACGCTAAAATCGCTGAAGCGATGATGGGGCTTAATGGGGTGAAAGCGGTTGAAATAGGCAAGGGGGTAGAAAGCTCTTTATTGAAAGGCTCAGAGTATAACGATTTAATGGATCAAAAGGGGTTTTTGAGCAATCGTAGTGGGGGGGTTTTAGGGGGCATGAGCAATGGGGAAGAAATCATTATAAAAGTGCATTTCAAACCCACGCCAAGCATTTTCCAACCTCAACAAACCATAGACATTAACAATAATGAATGCGAATGCTTGTTAAAGGGCAGGCATGATCCTTGCATTGCGATTAGAGGGAGTGTGGTGTGCGAGAGTTTGCTTTCATTGGTGTTAGCTGATATGGTATTACTCAATTTGACTTCAAAAATAGAGTATTTAAAAACGATTTATAATGAGAATTAA
- the bamA gene encoding outer membrane protein assembly factor BamA translates to MKKLILSSLVFACINTSVEALENDGSKPNDLTPPKEASQEAPKNEAQKETPQSSQTPKEMKVKSISYVGLSYMSDMLANEIVKIRVGDIVDSKKIDTAVLALFNQGYFKDVYATFEGGILEFHFDEKARIAGVEIKGYGTEKEKDGLKSQMGIKKGDTFDEQKLEHAKTALKTALEGQGYYGSVVEVRTQKVSDGALLIVFDVNSGDSIYIKQSIYEGSAKLKRRMIESLSANKQRDFMGWMWGLNDGKLRLDQLEYDSLRIQDVYMRRGYLDAHISSPFLKTDFSTHDAKLHYKVKEGIQYRISDILIEIDNPVVPLKTLEKALKVKRKDVFNIEHLRADAQILKTEIADKGYAFAVVKPDLDKDEKNGLVKVIYRIEVGDMVYINDVIISGNQRTSDRIIRRELLLGPKDKYNLTKLRNSENSLRRLGFFSKVKIEEKRVNSSLMDLLVSVEEGRTGQLQFGLGYGSYGGLMLNGSVSERNLFGTGQSMSLYANIATGGGRSYPGMPRGAGRMFAGNLSLTNPRIFDSWYSSTINLYADYRISYQYVQQGGGFGVNVGRMLGNRTHVSLGYNLNVTKLLGFSSPLYNRYYSSVNEVVAPRQCSTPASVIINRLSGGRTPLQPENCSNPGAITTSPEIKGIWDRDYHTPITSSFTLDVSYDNTDDYYFPRNGVIFSSYATMSGLPSSGTLNSWNGLGGNVRNTKVYGKFAAYHHLQKYLLIDLIARLKTQGGYIFRYNTNDYLPLNSTFYMGGVTTVRGFRNGSVTPKDEFGLWLGGDGIFTASTELSYGVLKAAKMRLAWFFDFGFLTFKTPTRGSFFYNAPLTTANFKDYGVIGAGFERATWRASTGLQIEWISPMGPLVLIFPIAFFNQWGDGNGKKCKGLCFNPNMGDYTQHFEFSMGTRF, encoded by the coding sequence ATTAAAAAATTAATTCTATCTTCTCTTGTTTTCGCATGTATCAATACCAGCGTTGAAGCTTTAGAAAATGACGGCTCTAAACCAAACGATTTGACTCCACCAAAAGAAGCCTCTCAAGAAGCTCCAAAAAATGAAGCTCAAAAAGAAACCCCCCAATCAAGTCAAACGCCTAAAGAAATGAAAGTCAAATCCATTTCTTATGTCGGGCTTTCTTACATGTCTGACATGCTCGCTAATGAGATTGTAAAAATTCGTGTGGGCGATATTGTGGATTCTAAAAAAATAGACACCGCTGTTTTGGCTTTGTTCAATCAAGGGTATTTTAAAGATGTTTATGCCACTTTTGAAGGCGGCATATTAGAGTTTCATTTTGATGAAAAAGCCAGAATTGCCGGGGTAGAAATCAAGGGTTATGGGACTGAAAAGGAAAAAGACGGCTTAAAATCCCAAATGGGGATCAAAAAGGGCGACACCTTTGATGAGCAAAAATTAGAGCATGCTAAAACGGCTTTAAAAACAGCTTTAGAGGGGCAGGGCTATTATGGGAGCGTGGTGGAGGTGCGCACCCAAAAGGTCAGTGATGGCGCATTATTAATCGTGTTTGATGTGAATAGTGGGGATAGTATTTATATCAAACAATCCATTTATGAGGGAAGCGCGAAATTAAAACGCCGCATGATTGAATCTTTGAGCGCGAACAAACAGCGCGATTTCATGGGCTGGATGTGGGGCTTGAATGACGGGAAATTGCGTTTAGATCAATTAGAATACGATTCTTTGCGTATCCAAGATGTGTATATGCGTAGGGGTTACTTAGACGCTCATATTTCTTCGCCTTTTTTGAAAACGGATTTTTCTACCCATGACGCTAAGCTCCATTATAAAGTCAAAGAGGGGATCCAATACAGGATTTCAGACATTTTAATAGAGATTGACAACCCGGTAGTCCCCCTAAAAACCTTAGAAAAAGCCCTTAAAGTTAAAAGGAAAGATGTCTTTAATATTGAGCATTTAAGAGCGGATGCGCAAATTTTAAAAACCGAAATCGCTGATAAGGGTTATGCGTTTGCGGTGGTGAAGCCAGACTTGGATAAAGATGAAAAAAACGGGCTTGTGAAAGTCATTTATCGTATTGAAGTGGGCGATATGGTGTATATCAATGATGTCATCATTTCAGGGAACCAACGCACGAGCGATAGAATCATTAGGAGGGAATTGTTACTAGGGCCTAAGGATAAATACAACTTGACCAAACTCAGAAATTCCGAAAATTCTTTAAGGCGTTTAGGGTTTTTCTCTAAAGTCAAAATTGAAGAAAAAAGGGTGAATAGCTCGCTTATGGATTTGTTAGTGAGCGTAGAAGAGGGGCGCACCGGGCAGTTGCAATTTGGGTTAGGCTATGGCTCTTATGGAGGGCTTATGCTTAATGGGAGCGTGAGCGAAAGAAACCTTTTTGGCACAGGGCAAAGCATGAGCTTGTATGCTAACATTGCTACAGGGGGGGGCAGATCTTATCCGGGCATGCCAAGAGGAGCGGGGCGTATGTTTGCTGGGAATTTGAGCTTGACTAATCCAAGGATTTTTGACAGCTGGTATAGCTCTACGATCAATCTTTATGCGGATTATAGGATAAGCTACCAATACGTCCAACAAGGCGGGGGCTTTGGGGTGAATGTTGGGCGCATGCTGGGTAACAGAACCCATGTGAGCTTAGGGTATAACTTGAATGTTACCAAACTCCTTGGTTTCAGCAGCCCTTTATACAACCGCTACTATTCCTCTGTTAATGAAGTGGTCGCTCCAAGGCAATGCTCTACCCCCGCATCGGTGATTATCAATCGCTTATCAGGCGGTAGAACTCCCTTACAACCTGAAAATTGTTCTAACCCTGGAGCGATCACCACCTCACCAGAAATAAAAGGTATTTGGGATAGGGATTACCATACGCCTATCACCAGCTCTTTCACCCTTGATGTGAGCTATGACAACACCGATGATTATTATTTCCCTAGAAATGGGGTTATCTTTAGCTCCTATGCGACGATGTCTGGCTTGCCAAGCTCTGGCACGCTCAATTCTTGGAACGGGTTAGGTGGGAATGTCCGTAACACTAAAGTCTATGGTAAATTCGCCGCTTACCACCATTTGCAAAAATATTTATTGATAGATTTGATCGCTCGCCTTAAAACGCAAGGAGGCTATATCTTTAGGTATAACACCAATGATTACTTGCCCTTAAACTCCACCTTCTACATGGGGGGCGTAACCACGGTGAGAGGCTTTAGGAACGGATCGGTTACTCCTAAAGATGAGTTTGGCTTGTGGCTTGGAGGCGATGGGATCTTCACCGCTTCTACAGAATTGAGCTATGGGGTGTTAAAAGCGGCTAAAATGCGCTTAGCTTGGTTTTTTGACTTTGGTTTCTTGACCTTTAAAACCCCAACTAGGGGGAGTTTCTTCTATAACGCTCCCCTCACAACAGCGAATTTTAAAGATTATGGCGTTATAGGGGCTGGGTTTGAAAGAGCGACTTGGAGGGCTTCTACAGGCTTGCAGATTGAATGGATTTCGCCCATGGGGCCTTTGGTGCTCATATTCCCTATAGCGTTTTTCAACCAATGGGGCGATGGCAATGGCAAGAAATGTAAAGGGCTATGCTTCAACCCTAACATGGGCGATTACACGCAACACTTTGAATTTTCTATGGGAACAAGGTTTTAA
- a CDS encoding M16 family metallopeptidase has translation MKKILIILLLGVFMGLQASALTHQEINQAKVPVIYEENHLLPMGFIHLAFRGGGSLSDKNQLGLAKLFAQILNEGTKELGAVGFAQALEQKAISLNVDTSAEDLQITLEFLKEYEDEAIMRLKELLKSPNFTQNALEKVKTQMLAQLLQKESDFDYLAKLTLKQELFANTPLANAALGTKESLQKIKLEDLKQQFAKVFELNKLVVVLGGDLKIDQTLKRLDNALNFLPQGKAYEEPYFETSDKKSEKVLYKDTEQAFVYFGAPFKIKDLKQDLAKSKVMMFVLGGGFGSRLMEKIRVQEGLAYSVYIRSNFSKVAHFASGYLQTKLSTQAKSVALVKKIVKEFIEKGMTQQELDDAKKFLLGSEPLRNETISSRLNTTYNYFYLDLPLNFNQTLLDQIQKMSLKEINDFIKEHTEINDLTFAIVSNKKKDK, from the coding sequence ATGAAAAAAATTTTAATCATTTTATTATTAGGAGTTTTTATGGGGTTACAAGCGAGCGCTTTGACACACCAAGAAATCAATCAAGCCAAAGTCCCTGTGATTTATGAAGAAAACCATTTGTTGCCTATGGGGTTTATCCATTTAGCTTTTAGGGGGGGTGGGAGCTTAAGCGATAAAAACCAGTTGGGTTTGGCGAAACTATTTGCGCAAATTTTAAACGAAGGCACTAAAGAGCTTGGTGCGGTGGGATTTGCGCAAGCGTTAGAGCAAAAAGCGATCAGTTTGAATGTGGATACCAGCGCAGAAGATTTGCAAATCACTTTAGAATTTTTAAAAGAATACGAAGATGAAGCCATCATGCGCTTAAAAGAGCTTTTAAAATCCCCTAACTTCACGCAAAACGCTTTAGAAAAAGTCAAAACCCAAATGTTGGCCCAACTTTTACAAAAAGAAAGCGATTTTGATTATTTAGCTAAATTGACTTTAAAGCAAGAGCTTTTTGCTAACACCCCTTTAGCTAACGCAGCCTTAGGCACTAAAGAGAGTCTCCAAAAAATCAAGCTAGAGGATTTGAAACAGCAATTTGCTAAGGTCTTTGAACTCAATAAGCTCGTGGTGGTGCTTGGGGGCGATTTGAAAATCGATCAAACCCTTAAGCGTTTAGATAACGCCCTTAATTTCTTGCCGCAAGGTAAAGCGTATGAAGAGCCTTATTTTGAAACGAGCGATAAAAAAAGCGAAAAAGTCCTCTATAAAGACACTGAGCAGGCTTTCGTGTATTTTGGCGCACCCTTTAAAATCAAGGATTTAAAACAGGATTTAGCGAAATCTAAAGTCATGATGTTTGTGCTTGGGGGGGGGTTTGGCTCTCGTTTGATGGAAAAAATCAGGGTTCAAGAGGGCTTAGCTTATAGCGTGTATATCCGCTCTAACTTTTCTAAGGTGGCGCATTTTGCGAGCGGGTATTTGCAAACCAAGCTCAGCACTCAAGCTAAAAGCGTTGCCTTAGTTAAAAAAATCGTTAAAGAATTTATAGAAAAAGGTATGACGCAACAAGAATTAGACGACGCTAAAAAGTTTTTGTTAGGCTCTGAGCCTTTGAGGAATGAAACGATCTCTAGCCGCTTGAACACCACTTACAATTATTTTTATTTAGATTTGCCTTTAAATTTCAACCAAACGCTACTGGATCAAATCCAAAAAATGAGTTTGAAAGAGATCAATGATTTCATTAAGGAGCATACCGAAATCAACGACTTGACTTTTGCCATTGTGAGTAACAAAAAGAAGGACAAATGA
- the rnc gene encoding ribonuclease III encodes MKNKRSQNSPYVTPNNPYTTLEKALGYSFKDKRLLEQALTHKSCKLALNNERLEFLGDAVLGLVIGELLYHKFYQYDEGKLSKLRASIVSAHGFTKLAKAIALQDYLRVSSSEEISNGREKPSILSSAFEALMAGVYLEAGLAKVRKIIQNLLNHAYKRLDLEHLFMDYKTALQELTQAQFCVIPTYQLLKEKGPDHHKEFEMALYIQDKIYATAKGKSKKEAEQQCAYQALQKLKEAK; translated from the coding sequence ATGAAAAACAAACGCTCTCAAAACAGCCCTTATGTAACGCCTAATAACCCTTATACAACGCTAGAAAAAGCTTTAGGGTATTCTTTTAAAGACAAGCGTTTATTGGAGCAAGCCTTAACGCATAAATCATGCAAGCTCGCTTTAAACAATGAGCGCTTGGAATTTTTGGGCGATGCGGTGTTGGGTTTGGTGATAGGGGAGTTGCTATACCATAAATTCTATCAATACGATGAGGGCAAACTCTCTAAATTAAGGGCTTCTATTGTGAGCGCGCATGGTTTTACTAAATTAGCGAAAGCGATCGCTTTACAAGATTATTTGCGCGTTTCTTCTTCTGAAGAAATTTCTAATGGGAGAGAAAAACCCTCTATTTTATCAAGCGCTTTTGAGGCTTTAATGGCTGGGGTGTATTTAGAAGCAGGGTTAGCTAAGGTGCGCAAAATCATACAGAATTTACTCAATCACGCTTACAAGCGTTTGGATTTGGAGCATTTGTTTATGGACTATAAAACCGCTTTACAGGAATTAACCCAAGCGCAATTTTGCGTGATCCCCACTTACCAATTGCTCAAAGAAAAAGGCCCCGATCACCATAAAGAATTTGAAATGGCTCTATACATTCAAGATAAAATATACGCGACCGCTAAAGGCAAAAGCAAAAAAGAAGCCGAACAGCAATGCGCTTATCAAGCGCTTCAAAAACTTAAGGAAGCAAAATGA
- a CDS encoding SurA protein, with product MRKIFSYVLKALLFFGIAHAEPESKVEALEGRKQESSLDKKIRQELKNKELKNKELKNKEEKKNAEEKKEIKTKRKPRAEVHHGDSKNPTQKITPPKIKGSKKALQNQSDQNNAIKPKEKTTQTTEKKEASPSSQFNSIFGNPNDAANRTLEDKVVGGISLLVNGSPITLYQIQEEQEKSKVSKAQARDRLIAERIKNQEIERLKIHVDDDKLDQEMAMMAQQQGMDLDHFKQMLMAEGHYKLYRDQLKEHLEMQELLRNILLTNVDTSSETKMREYYNKHKEQFSIPTEIETVRYTSTNQEDLERAMADPNLEIPGVSKANEKIEMKTLNPQIAQVFISHEQGSFTPIMNGGGGQFITFYIKEKKGKNEVSFSQAKQFIAQKLVEESKDKILEEHFEKLRVKSRIVMIRE from the coding sequence ATGAGGAAAATTTTTTCTTATGTTTTGAAGGCTTTGTTGTTTTTTGGGATCGCTCATGCAGAGCCTGAATCTAAAGTAGAAGCCCTAGAAGGGAGGAAACAAGAGTCTTCTTTGGATAAAAAAATCCGCCAAGAGTTAAAAAATAAAGAATTAAAGAATAAAGAACTGAAAAATAAAGAAGAAAAGAAAAACGCCGAAGAAAAGAAAGAAATAAAGACCAAAAGAAAGCCCAGAGCAGAAGTCCATCATGGGGATTCCAAAAATCCCACTCAAAAAATAACGCCTCCTAAAATCAAAGGGAGTAAAAAAGCCCTCCAAAACCAAAGCGATCAAAATAACGCAATAAAACCCAAAGAGAAAACCACTCAAACCACGGAAAAAAAAGAAGCAAGCCCTAGCTCTCAATTCAATTCCATTTTTGGTAATCCTAATGACGCTGCTAATAGAACCCTTGAAGATAAGGTCGTAGGGGGCATTTCTTTGCTTGTTAATGGTTCGCCTATCACGCTGTATCAAATCCAAGAAGAGCAAGAAAAATCTAAAGTGAGCAAAGCTCAAGCTAGGGATCGTTTGATTGCGGAGCGCATTAAAAACCAAGAAATTGAACGCTTAAAAATCCATGTAGATGACGACAAGCTAGACCAAGAAATGGCGATGATGGCGCAACAGCAAGGCATGGATTTGGATCATTTCAAACAAATGCTTATGGCTGAGGGGCATTATAAACTCTACAGAGATCAGCTTAAAGAGCATTTAGAAATGCAAGAATTGTTGCGCAATATCTTACTCACGAATGTGGATACCAGCTCTGAAACCAAAATGCGCGAATATTACAACAAACACAAGGAGCAATTCAGTATCCCCACTGAAATAGAAACCGTGCGCTACACTTCCACCAATCAAGAAGATTTAGAAAGGGCTATGGCAGATCCTAATTTAGAAATTCCAGGGGTGAGTAAGGCTAATGAAAAAATAGAGATGAAAACCCTAAACCCTCAAATCGCTCAAGTCTTTATTTCGCATGAGCAAGGCTCTTTTACGCCCATTATGAATGGGGGTGGGGGTCAGTTTATCACCTTTTATATCAAGGAAAAAAAGGGTAAAAACGAAGTGAGTTTCAGTCAAGCCAAGCAATTTATCGCCCAAAAATTAGTGGAAGAATCTAAAGATAAGATTTTAGAAGAGCATTTTGAAAAGTTGCGCGTTAAGTCTAGGATTGTGATGATTAGAGAGTGA